One window of Alkaliphilus metalliredigens QYMF genomic DNA carries:
- a CDS encoding serine hydrolase domain-containing protein, giving the protein MVNEKLLNDLLNKMVDNKRIFSAVLCVENSDRSFSWTGAAGDMQKDSRFLIASVTKLYVTAVVMQLIGENRIALNDKISKYLPGHFCEGLHVLKGVDYSDEITIAHLISNTSGLPDYFFHKQDNGRTAADELMEGNDEAWHLDKTIGLIKDLKPNFKPGAKRKAAYSDSNYQLLGRIIENVTGKKIGEVFHDYIFSKLNLPNTYAYSDTNDNTPVPFYYKSQQLWLPQYMASVTVEGGIVSTADELMIFLKEFFNGRFFPKEKINDLKQWNLILPPPGMFQFGIGLEKLWIPRIVSPFKPIEEIVGFWGQTGSFAFYNSQTDLYFCGTTNQINGKGHRLASNAMMKIIKSVL; this is encoded by the coding sequence ATGGTTAATGAAAAATTACTCAATGACTTACTTAATAAAATGGTTGACAACAAAAGGATTTTCAGTGCTGTATTGTGCGTTGAGAATAGCGACAGAAGTTTCTCCTGGACGGGGGCAGCCGGTGATATGCAAAAGGATAGTAGATTCCTCATTGCAAGTGTTACTAAACTTTATGTGACAGCGGTAGTGATGCAACTTATTGGGGAGAATCGTATAGCGCTAAATGATAAAATCTCAAAATATTTACCTGGTCACTTTTGTGAGGGACTTCATGTCTTAAAGGGTGTTGATTATTCTGATGAGATTACGATTGCTCATTTAATTTCTAATACATCGGGTCTACCTGATTATTTCTTTCATAAGCAAGATAATGGTAGAACCGCTGCAGATGAACTGATGGAGGGTAATGATGAAGCCTGGCACTTGGATAAAACAATTGGTTTAATAAAGGATCTAAAACCTAATTTTAAGCCAGGGGCAAAGAGGAAAGCAGCGTATTCTGATTCGAACTACCAGCTCCTAGGTAGAATCATAGAAAATGTGACAGGGAAAAAGATCGGTGAAGTTTTTCATGACTATATATTTTCTAAATTGAATTTACCTAACACCTACGCATATAGTGATACTAACGATAATACACCCGTGCCTTTCTACTATAAATCCCAACAATTGTGGTTACCTCAATATATGGCATCAGTAACAGTTGAAGGTGGAATTGTTTCAACAGCTGATGAGTTAATGATCTTTTTAAAAGAATTTTTCAATGGACGTTTCTTCCCAAAGGAAAAAATCAATGATTTAAAGCAGTGGAATTTAATTCTGCCACCTCCAGGAATGTTTCAATTTGGAATAGGTTTAGAAAAATTATGGATACCAAGAATCGTGTCACCATTTAAACCAATTGAAGAGATAGTAGGCTTTTGGGGACAAACAGGCTCTTTTGCCTTTTATAATTCCCAAACTGATCTATACTTCTGTGGTACCACCAATCAGATAAACGGAAAAGGACATAGGTTAGCTAGTAATGCGATGATGAAAATAATCAAATCTGTATTGTAA
- a CDS encoding VOC family protein has translation MKIEHVAIWTRNIEKLKVFYTDYFGGIAGEKYENSKKSFESYFIKFDSGARLELMQMPTIPLNLNDTENQHMGLIHIAISVGSIEKVNSLTDELMKAGCRVISQPRYTGDGYYESCILDPDGNRLELTV, from the coding sequence GTGAAAATTGAGCATGTTGCTATATGGACTAGAAATATCGAAAAATTAAAGGTGTTTTATACAGATTATTTTGGTGGAATTGCTGGAGAAAAATATGAAAATTCCAAGAAATCCTTTGAATCATATTTTATTAAATTTGATTCTGGTGCCAGACTTGAACTTATGCAGATGCCAACAATTCCATTGAATTTAAATGACACAGAGAATCAACATATGGGATTAATACATATTGCCATTTCAGTGGGAAGCATTGAGAAAGTTAACAGCCTTACAGATGAGTTAATGAAAGCAGGCTGTAGGGTAATAAGTCAGCCACGTTATACAGGTGATGGGTATTATGAAAGTTGCATATTAGACCCTGATGGAAACAGATTAGAGTTAACAGTATAA
- a CDS encoding helix-turn-helix domain-containing protein, which yields MERWEVINAVQRMQDYIEQNLNCPITLSDLAKVAGYSQWHSARIFKELTGKAPFEYMRALRLTKAALLLRDKRTKVIDVAFDFVFDSHEGFTRAFSKQFGVSPKKYSNSPEPIQLFIPNRIREYYLTLQKGEVMMSDKKRTNTVFVQVVERPSRKLIIKRGIKATHYFEYCEEVECEVWGILISIKEAMYEPAGMWLSENLIKPGTSSYVQGVEVPINYAGRVPEGFDVIELPPCKMMVFQGEPYEDEKFVEAIEELCDVMKKYNPQIYGFEWADDEGPRFQLEPQGYRGYIEARPVKQINNK from the coding sequence ATGGAGCGATGGGAAGTAATAAATGCAGTACAGCGTATGCAGGACTATATTGAACAGAACTTAAACTGTCCTATTACACTTAGTGATCTTGCAAAAGTGGCAGGATATTCACAATGGCATTCTGCAAGGATTTTTAAAGAACTGACCGGTAAGGCACCATTTGAATATATGAGGGCTTTGCGATTGACCAAAGCAGCCCTATTACTACGAGACAAACGAACAAAAGTGATAGATGTAGCATTTGATTTTGTTTTTGACTCCCACGAAGGGTTTACAAGAGCTTTTAGTAAACAGTTTGGAGTATCCCCCAAAAAGTACAGTAATAGTCCGGAGCCTATACAGCTTTTTATACCCAATCGTATTCGTGAGTATTACCTTACATTGCAAAAAGGAGAGGTTATGATGTCTGATAAAAAAAGAACAAATACTGTATTTGTCCAAGTGGTAGAGAGACCATCAAGAAAACTAATTATAAAAAGAGGAATTAAGGCTACACATTATTTTGAGTATTGCGAAGAAGTTGAATGTGAGGTTTGGGGTATACTTATTAGTATAAAAGAAGCAATGTACGAACCTGCTGGTATGTGGTTGTCAGAAAATTTGATTAAGCCAGGGACATCCTCATATGTTCAAGGTGTAGAAGTGCCTATTAATTATGCAGGACGAGTTCCAGAGGGGTTTGATGTTATAGAACTTCCACCATGTAAGATGATGGTTTTCCAAGGAGAGCCCTATGAAGATGAGAAGTTTGTTGAAGCAATTGAAGAATTATGTGATGTTATGAAAAAATACAATCCTCAGATTTATGGTTTTGAATGGGCAGACGATGAAGGGCCAAGGTTTCAGCTGGAACCTCAAGGCTACAGGGGTTATATAGAAGCAAGGCCAGTTAAACAAATAAATAATAAGTAA
- a CDS encoding EFR1 family ferrodoxin (N-terminal region resembles flavodoxins. C-terminal ferrodoxin region binds two 4Fe-4S clusters.): MNTKKRLLIIYHSGAGSTKTIAEIYCQKLSPLYRVEISSINLEYDYKKLSGYDFFIFAFPTYHCEPSHSMMEFINNMPVFKESKEAFALTTCGLYSGNTLRKFIKKCTEKNIIIRGCCSYRAPATDGALLLPPIPMMFSYERKVAKKIEADIQEVKKIIETNVKSIKCPPFKLYTILNYPNKVLGEAKKHNFKIMEEYCAKCYKCMNNCIRNCWETKKSYPEHENVNCEYCFRCVHHCPKEAIILSERTRKRPKLNEKFYHKLKEIIMNEV, translated from the coding sequence ATGAATACTAAAAAAAGATTATTGATTATATATCACTCAGGAGCAGGCAGTACTAAAACAATAGCAGAAATTTATTGCCAAAAATTAAGTCCATTATATAGAGTAGAGATAAGCTCGATAAATTTAGAATATGATTACAAAAAACTCTCAGGATATGATTTTTTTATTTTTGCTTTTCCTACATATCATTGTGAACCCTCTCATTCCATGATGGAGTTTATTAATAATATGCCTGTATTTAAAGAAAGTAAAGAGGCTTTTGCACTTACAACTTGTGGATTGTATTCAGGAAATACATTGAGGAAATTTATTAAAAAGTGTACGGAAAAAAACATAATAATAAGAGGATGTTGTAGTTATAGAGCCCCCGCAACTGATGGTGCTTTATTATTACCACCAATACCCATGATGTTTAGTTATGAAAGAAAAGTAGCTAAGAAAATAGAGGCAGATATACAAGAAGTAAAAAAAATTATAGAAACTAATGTTAAAAGCATCAAATGTCCACCCTTTAAGCTTTATACAATATTGAACTATCCAAATAAAGTTTTAGGTGAAGCTAAAAAGCATAATTTCAAGATAATGGAAGAATATTGTGCAAAATGCTACAAGTGTATGAATAATTGTATTAGAAATTGTTGGGAAACAAAGAAATCTTACCCCGAACATGAAAACGTTAATTGTGAGTATTGTTTCCGTTGTGTACATCATTGCCCAAAGGAAGCAATAATACTATCAGAAAGAACTAGGAAAAGACCTAAATTAAATGAAAAGTTTTATCATAAGTTAAAAGAAATAATAATGAATGAAGTATAA
- a CDS encoding DNA alkylation repair protein, with product MAELLKNLYSKTFIESFSVSLEQTLSKFDRESFVNDVMSDDWDEKELKQRMKHIAVVLKTYLHNDYEKDIQTIILIINQIRKSGLKEESIEYMFFPEFIERYGLDYFDISINAIEEITQFTSCEFAIRPFIKKYPEKTMSVMLDWSYHSNHLVRRLSSEGCRPRLPWAMALPDFKLNPQPILPILENLKNDTSEFVRRSVANNLNDIAKDHPNIVIEISKMWKGDNKETDWIVKHGCRTLLKQANHEALKLFGFENGVNCKITKFEIHSDAIKIGDNLEFSFELMNDTDKELKLRIEYGIYYMKANGKWNRKLFKITENTYKNNATYTFKRKQSFRNLTTRKHYLGDHKIAYSFQS from the coding sequence ATGGCAGAACTTCTTAAGAATCTATATAGCAAAACATTTATAGAAAGTTTTTCTGTATCACTTGAACAAACACTGTCAAAGTTTGATAGAGAATCTTTTGTGAATGACGTGATGAGTGATGATTGGGACGAAAAAGAGTTAAAACAAAGAATGAAGCATATTGCAGTTGTTCTGAAAACTTATTTACATAATGATTACGAGAAAGATATTCAAACAATTATTCTAATAATTAATCAAATAAGGAAAAGTGGATTAAAAGAAGAAAGTATTGAATATATGTTTTTCCCTGAATTTATAGAGAGATATGGTCTTGATTATTTTGATATTTCCATCAATGCAATTGAGGAAATCACTCAATTTACAAGCTGTGAATTTGCAATAAGACCATTTATAAAAAAATATCCTGAAAAGACAATGTCAGTAATGTTGGACTGGTCATATCATAGTAATCACTTAGTTAGACGATTATCAAGTGAGGGGTGTAGACCAAGGCTTCCTTGGGCAATGGCATTGCCTGATTTTAAATTAAATCCGCAACCTATTTTACCAATTTTAGAGAATTTAAAAAATGATACTTCTGAGTTTGTAAGAAGAAGCGTAGCAAATAATTTAAATGACATAGCTAAGGATCATCCAAATATAGTTATTGAAATTTCAAAAATGTGGAAGGGTGATAATAAAGAAACTGACTGGATCGTAAAACACGGCTGCAGGACATTGTTAAAGCAAGCCAATCATGAAGCATTGAAACTATTTGGATTTGAAAATGGAGTGAACTGTAAGATAACAAAGTTTGAAATTCATTCAGACGCTATAAAAATCGGTGATAATTTGGAGTTTTCATTTGAGCTTATGAATGATACGGATAAAGAACTAAAATTAAGAATTGAGTATGGCATTTATTATATGAAAGCCAATGGAAAGTGGAACAGAAAACTATTCAAGATAACTGAAAATACATATAAAAACAATGCTACATATACCTTTAAACGCAAACAATCATTCCGCAACTTGACAACTAGAAAACATTATTTAGGTGACCATAAAATTGCCTATTCATTTCAGAGCTGA
- a CDS encoding lysophospholipid acyltransferase family protein, giving the protein MISTTTAKIINILPDKFVTYISKKVVDKYLKKYANINIEGNENLKEVKTPTIFICNHLSNSDGLVLDKALKEIDPTFIAGVKLSNNAFTSIGVNVIKTTNIKPNTADKEGLKKIIKIVKQGESLLIFPEGTRSKVGSLIEAKKGIFLIARMTGAPIVPIGLYGTEKLLPINKEGDMSAETFNYADVYINIGKQFDFPKRAKEQDKKEYEDFATKYIMKKIAELLPENYRGVYNLDSRFV; this is encoded by the coding sequence ATGATATCCACTACAACGGCAAAAATTATAAATATTTTACCGGATAAATTTGTCACATACATTTCTAAAAAAGTTGTTGATAAATATCTAAAAAAATATGCCAATATAAATATAGAGGGAAATGAAAACTTAAAGGAAGTAAAAACACCAACTATTTTTATATGTAATCATTTAAGCAATTCTGATGGATTAGTTTTAGACAAGGCTTTAAAAGAGATTGATCCAACTTTTATAGCAGGTGTAAAGCTGTCAAATAATGCTTTTACAAGTATAGGGGTTAATGTAATAAAGACTACAAATATAAAACCTAATACTGCTGATAAAGAGGGTCTTAAGAAAATTATTAAGATTGTTAAGCAAGGGGAAAGCTTATTGATTTTCCCAGAAGGGACTAGAAGTAAAGTTGGTAGCTTGATAGAAGCAAAAAAAGGAATTTTTCTTATAGCAAGAATGACGGGGGCCCCTATTGTACCTATTGGATTATATGGGACAGAAAAACTGTTACCTATAAATAAAGAAGGAGATATGAGTGCTGAAACTTTTAATTATGCAGATGTTTATATCAACATTGGAAAACAATTTGATTTTCCCAAGAGAGCAAAAGAGCAAGATAAAAAGGAATATGAAGATTTTGCCACAAAATATATAATGAAGAAAATAGCAGAATTATTACCTGAGAATTATAGAGGTGTATATAACCTGGATTCCCGATTTGTGTAA
- a CDS encoding YbaK/EbsC family protein gives MKQYEEKLKGYISESNIVAEQLVFENVCHSVEEAANTVGASPEDLVKNICMVDNNDNLIVAIVKGEDRASTKRVGKALNIEAPRTANEGEILEKTGFPCGGVPSFGYQATFIIDPKVMEKESIYTGGGSPHSLVRIASQELQRANNGLILKIRK, from the coding sequence ATGAAACAATATGAAGAAAAACTTAAAGGGTATATTTCTGAAAGTAACATAGTAGCGGAACAGTTAGTATTTGAAAATGTGTGTCACTCTGTTGAAGAGGCAGCAAATACAGTAGGTGCTTCACCTGAAGACCTAGTTAAAAATATATGTATGGTGGATAATAATGATAACCTCATTGTAGCAATTGTAAAAGGTGAGGATAGAGCAAGTACAAAAAGAGTTGGAAAGGCTTTAAATATTGAAGCACCAAGAACTGCCAACGAGGGTGAGATTCTTGAAAAGACAGGGTTTCCTTGTGGTGGCGTTCCTTCCTTTGGCTATCAAGCTACTTTTATTATTGATCCCAAGGTAATGGAAAAGGAAAGTATATATACTGGTGGAGGCTCCCCACATTCTCTAGTGCGGATAGCAAGTCAGGAATTACAGAGAGCAAACAATGGTTTGATATTAAAGATAAGAAAGTAA
- a CDS encoding GNAT family N-acetyltransferase, producing MEIYIRPICVSDGKGVNELRRMPGVFENILGIPSERIKRNEDYIVNMGNNTHQFVAVVKESGEEKIIGSAGLDIFPNSRQRHSASIGIMVHKDFQNSGVGTKLMEAIIDIADNWLMLIRVELTVFADNEKAIHLYKKFNFQIEGTKKKAGIRNGEYVDELMMGRIRSY from the coding sequence ATGGAAATTTATATTAGACCGATATGTGTTAGTGATGGTAAAGGAGTTAATGAACTTAGACGTATGCCTGGGGTTTTTGAGAACATTCTCGGTATTCCATCTGAGAGAATCAAAAGAAATGAAGATTATATTGTTAATATGGGTAATAACACACACCAATTTGTTGCTGTTGTTAAAGAAAGCGGTGAAGAAAAGATAATTGGCTCTGCTGGACTTGATATATTTCCCAATTCTAGACAACGTCATTCTGCTAGCATTGGAATTATGGTTCATAAGGATTTTCAGAATAGTGGTGTTGGGACTAAATTAATGGAAGCTATTATTGACATTGCTGACAACTGGCTGATGCTCATAAGAGTTGAATTAACCGTTTTTGCTGATAATGAAAAAGCCATTCATTTATACAAGAAATTTAATTTTCAAATTGAAGGGACAAAGAAAAAAGCAGGCATACGAAATGGAGAATACGTTGACGAATTAATGATGGGAAGAATCAGAAGTTATTAG
- a CDS encoding M15 family metallopeptidase, which yields MKLILKVGKTLIVVTLLILLIKFSIDTILLENEPLISQVHDSEMTDNESTGLKDENIELENRKEEDKNEDANIDTNYIDNELNHISSTINFTPIFTNEDLPQEIISKIKGVSWRKEAPVGLEDLSYLRVTYWDFHEQEQTGELIIHRKLAEEVIEIFEELYEARFPIAKMRLIDEYDADDDLSMEDNNTYAFSFRVIEGTQRISKHGYGLAIDINPIQNPYIKGDTIVPLQGGDYVNRLDVRKGMITKGDACYHAFMSRGWTWGGEWNSLKDYHHFQKEIDL from the coding sequence ATGAAGTTAATCCTAAAAGTTGGTAAGACTTTAATCGTAGTGACCCTTTTAATTTTATTAATTAAGTTTTCTATAGATACAATCCTTTTGGAAAATGAGCCTTTAATTTCACAAGTACATGATAGCGAAATGACGGATAATGAAAGTACAGGGTTAAAAGATGAAAATATAGAATTAGAAAATAGAAAAGAAGAAGATAAAAATGAAGATGCAAATATAGATACTAATTATATTGACAACGAGTTGAATCATATCAGTAGTACGATTAACTTTACCCCAATTTTCACAAATGAGGACCTACCCCAAGAGATCATTAGTAAAATCAAAGGTGTATCTTGGCGAAAAGAAGCCCCTGTAGGATTAGAAGATCTGTCCTATTTAAGGGTTACTTACTGGGATTTTCATGAACAAGAACAAACAGGAGAGCTCATCATTCATAGAAAGCTTGCAGAAGAGGTAATTGAGATATTTGAAGAATTGTATGAGGCTAGGTTTCCCATTGCTAAAATGAGGTTAATTGATGAATATGATGCAGATGATGACCTATCTATGGAAGACAACAATACATATGCTTTTTCTTTTAGAGTAATTGAAGGAACCCAGCGGATATCAAAACATGGATACGGTTTAGCCATTGATATAAACCCGATTCAGAATCCATATATTAAAGGCGACACAATTGTACCATTACAAGGGGGGGATTACGTTAATAGACTGGATGTTAGAAAAGGTATGATAACAAAAGGGGATGCATGTTATCATGCCTTTATGAGCAGAGGGTGGACATGGGGTGGTGAGTGGAATTCACTCAAGGATTATCATCATTTTCAGAAAGAGATAGATTTATAA
- a CDS encoding class I SAM-dependent methyltransferase → MKDKRSSIITRFAKKGIFPYQFAFTLLIPLRNVFLSPKKLIQRLELKENDNVLEVGAGPGYFSSKVAKSLKNSKLTLADIQSEMLDLAKKRLTKKKVFNVEYHLCNGVDFPFETNKFDIIYMVTVLGEIENKQQYVKEFYRLLCPNGIISISEQGGDPDKMSIEEIKDLLHDCGFEFDKLYGRKSNFTINFRKKS, encoded by the coding sequence ATGAAGGATAAACGTTCATCTATTATTACCCGGTTTGCCAAAAAAGGGATATTTCCATATCAATTTGCATTTACTCTACTTATCCCATTGAGAAATGTGTTCCTTTCGCCCAAAAAACTAATTCAGCGTCTTGAGTTGAAAGAAAATGATAATGTACTTGAAGTCGGGGCGGGTCCAGGTTATTTTAGTTCTAAAGTAGCTAAATCTTTAAAAAATAGTAAATTAACATTAGCTGATATTCAGAGTGAAATGCTTGATTTGGCAAAGAAAAGATTGACTAAGAAGAAAGTTTTTAACGTTGAATATCATTTATGCAATGGTGTTGATTTTCCTTTTGAAACCAATAAATTTGATATCATATATATGGTAACTGTGTTAGGAGAAATTGAAAATAAACAACAGTATGTTAAAGAATTTTATCGATTATTATGCCCTAATGGTATTATTTCTATTTCAGAACAAGGCGGTGATCCAGACAAAATGTCGATAGAAGAAATTAAAGATTTATTACATGATTGTGGCTTTGAGTTTGATAAGTTGTATGGAAGAAAAAGTAATTTTACTATCAATTTTCGGAAAAAATCATGA
- a CDS encoding 2-oxo acid dehydrogenase subunit E2, with protein MKNVGEYKIDTFPISRIATIDIGIAGLKKHHIRALIELDVTEARKNIFEKRKLSQKISFNSWLIKCIGCAVEECKEIHGIRKGKRKVVIFDDIDIAIVIEREVQGKKVPLPYVIRKVNEKSISDIRNETRDAQNQSIEDNGDYILGEKKNDFLMKVYYSMPGLLRGLIWKNIIRNPFLIKENMGTVMVTSVGMVGRIRGWVIPVSVHPLCFAIGSIVKKPGVIDDKIEIREYIYITVLVDHDVIDGAPAVRALSKLTKLVESGFGLE; from the coding sequence GTGAAGAATGTTGGAGAGTACAAAATAGATACATTCCCAATAAGTAGAATAGCCACTATTGATATTGGCATAGCTGGTTTAAAGAAACATCACATAAGAGCACTGATAGAGCTAGATGTTACGGAAGCACGCAAGAATATTTTTGAAAAAAGAAAATTATCACAAAAGATTTCCTTTAATTCATGGTTAATCAAATGTATTGGCTGTGCGGTTGAAGAATGCAAAGAGATCCATGGAATCAGAAAAGGAAAAAGAAAAGTCGTTATTTTTGATGATATTGATATCGCAATAGTAATAGAAAGAGAAGTTCAGGGCAAGAAAGTGCCATTACCCTATGTGATTCGAAAGGTAAATGAAAAAAGCATTTCAGATATTCGCAATGAAACAAGAGATGCACAAAATCAATCCATAGAGGATAACGGGGATTACATATTAGGAGAAAAAAAGAATGATTTTTTAATGAAAGTATATTATTCCATGCCAGGATTGCTTAGGGGTCTAATATGGAAGAATATTATTCGGAACCCCTTTTTAATAAAAGAAAATATGGGAACTGTCATGGTAACATCTGTTGGTATGGTGGGTAGAATAAGAGGTTGGGTGATCCCAGTAAGTGTGCACCCACTTTGTTTTGCAATTGGTTCAATCGTTAAGAAACCTGGTGTGATAGATGATAAGATCGAAATAAGAGAGTATATTTATATAACGGTATTAGTTGACCATGATGTGATTGACGGGGCACCAGCAGTCAGAGCTCTTTCCAAGCTTACAAAATTAGTTGAAAGTGGATTTGGATTAGAGTAA
- a CDS encoding PH domain-containing protein, protein MKFDSKRDIWIRLLIWISVGGGFINTLFAEGRLIKFVMLLTVIFVGWLWFGTNYGISKGILKIKCGPFKWYIPIKDIKSIKKTRNPLSSPALSIERLQIRYGYSSMILISPKDRDRFIELITKENGNIIVDT, encoded by the coding sequence ATGAAATTTGATTCTAAACGAGATATTTGGATTAGGCTTCTTATCTGGATCTCAGTAGGTGGAGGTTTTATAAATACACTTTTTGCTGAAGGTAGACTTATCAAATTTGTTATGTTATTAACTGTTATTTTTGTGGGATGGCTATGGTTTGGCACAAACTATGGGATTTCAAAAGGAATACTCAAAATAAAATGTGGTCCATTTAAATGGTACATACCCATAAAGGACATCAAGAGTATAAAAAAGACACGCAATCCACTTTCATCTCCTGCACTTTCAATTGAAAGACTGCAGATAAGGTATGGGTACTCTAGCATGATACTTATATCACCTAAAGATAGGGATAGATTCATTGAACTTATTACTAAGGAAAATGGTAATATCATTGTTGACACATAA
- a CDS encoding DUF1697 domain-containing protein, which yields MIYVALLRGINVGGKNKIDMKLLKETFVRIGMESVVTYINSGNVIFTDIEHIKEEIVAIIEKAIFENFQFHIKVLIRSIDDFHYMMRILPESWKNNEDMKCDVLFLWEEIDNEEVLNKLVIKPKIDTVMYIPGAVLWSVDKRNVTKSGLMKLVSTALYKRMTVRNVNTTRKVYAIMQGLDKASLKK from the coding sequence ATGATCTATGTTGCTTTACTGCGTGGGATAAATGTTGGCGGGAAAAATAAAATTGATATGAAGCTACTGAAAGAAACTTTTGTACGGATAGGCATGGAATCTGTAGTCACATATATCAATTCTGGAAATGTGATTTTCACCGATATAGAACATATTAAAGAAGAAATAGTAGCGATTATTGAGAAAGCCATATTCGAGAACTTTCAGTTCCATATAAAGGTTTTGATCCGTAGCATAGATGATTTTCATTACATGATGAGAATTCTGCCGGAGTCTTGGAAGAATAATGAAGATATGAAATGTGATGTACTGTTTTTATGGGAAGAAATCGATAATGAGGAAGTACTTAATAAACTAGTAATTAAACCTAAAATAGATACGGTTATGTATATCCCAGGAGCTGTTTTGTGGTCTGTTGACAAGAGAAATGTTACGAAAAGCGGATTGATGAAGCTTGTCAGCACAGCCCTATATAAAAGAATGACAGTGAGAAACGTCAATACGACTCGTAAAGTATATGCAATTATGCAAGGGTTGGACAAAGCTTCTTTAAAAAAATAG
- a CDS encoding VanW family protein encodes MSLLKPVKRSSLRIYCGKKYYRLMRYFNWYLGKKKYATRKENSLLPHVVFQYKTPLLRKLKGVDMWLQYNKVKNLEIASNKLNRIIIEPSETFSYWRLIGNTTRKKGYVDAMVLFYGKVTTGVGGGLCQLSNLIYWMTLHSPLTVTERYRHSYDVFPDSKRSQPFGSGATCAYNYLDLQIKNETNYNYQLVVYLTDTDLIGEWRVEVPPTRRYEVYEKEHWITHEFWGGYLRHNKIHRKVYNLENELIDDEFITENHAIMMYEPMLDSGNLK; translated from the coding sequence ATGTCATTATTGAAACCCGTTAAAAGGAGCTCTTTAAGAATATATTGCGGAAAGAAATATTATCGTTTAATGCGATATTTTAATTGGTATCTAGGAAAGAAAAAATATGCTACTCGAAAAGAAAATTCTCTACTACCACATGTGGTTTTTCAGTATAAGACGCCATTACTACGTAAGCTTAAAGGAGTAGATATGTGGTTGCAATATAATAAAGTAAAGAACCTTGAAATTGCTTCAAATAAACTAAACAGGATTATAATAGAACCAAGTGAAACCTTTTCTTACTGGCGCTTAATTGGTAATACAACAAGAAAAAAAGGCTATGTTGATGCTATGGTTTTATTTTATGGAAAAGTGACAACAGGAGTAGGTGGAGGATTATGTCAGTTATCAAATTTGATATATTGGATGACATTACATTCACCTTTAACTGTCACCGAGAGATACCGACATAGTTATGATGTATTCCCTGATTCTAAAAGAAGCCAACCATTTGGAAGTGGCGCAACATGTGCGTATAATTACCTTGATTTGCAGATTAAAAATGAAACAAATTATAATTATCAATTAGTTGTTTATTTAACGGATACAGATTTAATTGGAGAATGGAGAGTAGAGGTACCCCCTACAAGAAGGTACGAAGTTTATGAAAAAGAGCACTGGATAACCCATGAGTTTTGGGGTGGTTATCTAAGGCATAATAAGATACATAGAAAGGTGTACAATCTTGAAAATGAACTGATCGATGATGAATTCATCACTGAAAATCATGCAATTATGATGTATGAACCTATGTTAGACAGCGGAAATTTAAAGTAA